GCCAACCTCATCCGCACGGTGCTGCGCCTGCGCAGCGGCGAGGTGATCGAGCCGGCCGAGCTCGACGACCTTCGCTCGCTCGCCATGGCGCTCGAGATCGAGCAGATGATCCGCGACGGGCGCCGGGAGACCGCCCTGCCGCCCGACTGGCCGTGGAGCGGACGCTCGGTCTGATGGCGGGCGCCGGCGTCCTGCCGGCCCTCATCGCCGAGCGGGCGCAGCGCCAGGGCTGGCAGATCGTGGGCTTCGCCTTTTCCGGCGCTGCCGAGCTGGGGAGCGCCGTCGCCCGCGTCATCCCCAGCCGCCTCACCGAGGCCGCCGCCGTGCTGGCCGCGCTGAGCGCCGAGCGGGTCACGGCTGCCGTGCTGTGCGGCCGCTTCTCCATGGGCGAGGTGCTCCGGGCCGAGCCCGGCGATCACATGGCCCACGACCTCGCCGCGCGGGCCGGCGGCCGGGTGGACGTGAAACTGGTGGAGGCCGTGATCGCTACGCTGGCCTCCGTCGGCGTCGAGGTGCTCGATCAACGGGAGTTCCTCGGCGATCTGCTTCTGGCTGGCGGCTGCTGGTCCCGCCGCTCACCCACCGAACCGGAGTGGAGTGAGATTCGCCGCGGCCTGGCCGTGGCCCGTCAGATGGCCGATCAGCGGATCGGCCAGACGGTCGTCCTGCGCCGCGGGGCGGTGACCGCGGTGGAGGCCGTCGAGGGCACGACGGAAGCCGTCCGACGGGGCACCGCCCTGGCCGGGCCCGGGGCTATCGTGGTGAAGGCGGTGGCCGGCGATCACGACTACCGCATCGACACGCCGGCGATCGGTCACGAGACCATCGCGGCGGCGGTGGCGGGGGGCGCCAGCGCGCTGGCCGTCGAGGCCGGACGCGTGCTCCTGCTGGATCGCGCTGCCGTTCTCGGCGCGGTCGACGAGGCCGGGATGGCCCTGGTGAGCGTGGATGGCGCGGCCTGAGCGGCGGCCACCGCCGCCGCGGATCATGCTGGCCGCGGGGGAGGTGTCGGGCGACATTCACGGTGCGGCGCTGTGTCGCGCCCTGCGCGCCGACGCGCCCGGCGCGCGTCTGTTCGGGATGGGAGGCGGACGGATGGCGGCGGCGGGACTCGACGTGATGGCCGACATCCAGGACACCGCCGTCGTGGGGTTCAGCGAGGTCGTGCGCCGCCTGCCCCTGTTGCGCCGCACGTACGGACACCTCGTAGCGGCCCTGGCCAGCGAGCAGCCTGACGTGCTGGTGCTCATCGACTATCCGGGCTTCAACCTGCGCCTGGCCCGCGCGGCGCGCGAGCGGGGCGTTCCCGTGGTCTATTTCATCCCGCCCCAGGTCTGGGCCTGGCGTCCGGGCCGGCTACAGACGATCCGGCAGCGAGTCTCCCTTGTGCTCGCGGTGTTCCCGTTCGAGCGTGCCCTCTACGCCAGCGCCGGCGTGCCCGTTCAGTTTGTGGGCCATCCCGTCCTGGACACCCTGCCGGCGGCGCCGACTCGCGTGGCGGCGCGGCGCCAGCTCGGTCTGCACGAGGCCAGCGTGGTGATCGGCCTCTTACCCGGCAGCCGTTCCCAGGAGATCGAGCGTCTGTTGCCGCTGATGGCCGACGCGGCCCGCCGCATCGTGGCCGTCCGGCCGGAGGTCCGCTTCGTGCTCGCGCTCGCCCCTTCGGTGTCCCGGACCCTCGTCGATCGATACCTCGCCGGCGGGCCGCCGGTGGGCGTGGTGGAGAACCAGACGTACGCCGTCATGCGCTCCAGCGACCTGCTGCTGGCGACGTCGGGGACCGCCACCCTGGAGGCTGCGCTGCTGGGAACGCCGATGGTGGTCTGCTACCGTCTCTCGGCGGTGAGCGAGCGCATCGCCTCCGTGCTCGTGCGGGTGCCCTGGGTGAGCCTCGTCAACCTGGTGCTCGGGCGCCAGGTAGTGCCCGAGCTCTGCCGCCGGCGCGACGCCACGGGGAAACGACTGGCCGGGGAAGCCGTGCGGCTGCTGGAGACGCCCGGCGCCCTGCAGGCCCAGCGTCAGGCGTTCTACGAGCTCGAGGCCGAGCTTGGCGCGGCCGGGGTCGGCGCTCGTGCGGCCCGGCTCGTCCTGGATGTCGCCGCCAACGGACTGCAGGTTCGAGCGTCCTGATGTACCGTTTCTATACCGCGATCCTGACCACGTTGCTCGCCGGCTACCTGCCTGCCCTGCTGTGGCGCCGTGTCGCCCGAGGCGTACCTCTGCGCCTGCGGGCCCGACTCGGCTACGATGCCGTGCCGACCGGCAACGGCCCCGTCGCCTGGGTGCACGCGGTGTCGGTGGGTGAGGCCATCGCCGCCGCCCCGCTCGTGGAGGGGCTGCGCCGCGCCTACCCGGAGCTTCCGGTCGTGGTCACGACCGTCACCGAGACGGGTGCCCGCGTCGTTCGCGAACGATTCGCCGACGCCGCCGTCCATCGCTTCTTTCCTCTCGACCTGCCGGGGGCCGCCCGGCGCGTGATCGGCGCCATCAACCCGGCCTTCCTGGTGTGCATGGAAACCGAGCTGTGGCCCAACACGCTCAGGATCCTGGCCCAGCGCGGTGTGCCCGTCATGGTGGCCAACGGCCGCCTGTCCGATCGGTCGTTCCACCGCTACGCGCTGGTGCGCCGCTTGCTTCGCACGGTCCTCGATGACGTCCGCGTCTTCGCCATGCAATCGCAGGAGGATGCCCGCCGGATCATCGCGCTCGGCGCGTCAGCCGAGCGGGTATTCGTCACCGGCAACCTGAAGAACGAGGCGATGCCCGATCCGGCCGGCTCGGTCGAGCTCTGGTCCCGCATGCTGGGCCTGGGGCCGGGGCAGCGGGTGTGGATCGCCGGCAGCACACACCGGGGCGAGGAA
The DNA window shown above is from Candidatus Methylomirabilota bacterium and carries:
- a CDS encoding LpxI family protein; translated protein: MAGAGVLPALIAERAQRQGWQIVGFAFSGAAELGSAVARVIPSRLTEAAAVLAALSAERVTAAVLCGRFSMGEVLRAEPGDHMAHDLAARAGGRVDVKLVEAVIATLASVGVEVLDQREFLGDLLLAGGCWSRRSPTEPEWSEIRRGLAVARQMADQRIGQTVVLRRGAVTAVEAVEGTTEAVRRGTALAGPGAIVVKAVAGDHDYRIDTPAIGHETIAAAVAGGASALAVEAGRVLLLDRAAVLGAVDEAGMALVSVDGAA
- the lpxB gene encoding lipid-A-disaccharide synthase, which gives rise to MARPERRPPPPRIMLAAGEVSGDIHGAALCRALRADAPGARLFGMGGGRMAAAGLDVMADIQDTAVVGFSEVVRRLPLLRRTYGHLVAALASEQPDVLVLIDYPGFNLRLARAARERGVPVVYFIPPQVWAWRPGRLQTIRQRVSLVLAVFPFERALYASAGVPVQFVGHPVLDTLPAAPTRVAARRQLGLHEASVVIGLLPGSRSQEIERLLPLMADAARRIVAVRPEVRFVLALAPSVSRTLVDRYLAGGPPVGVVENQTYAVMRSSDLLLATSGTATLEAALLGTPMVVCYRLSAVSERIASVLVRVPWVSLVNLVLGRQVVPELCRRRDATGKRLAGEAVRLLETPGALQAQRQAFYELEAELGAAGVGARAARLVLDVAANGLQVRAS
- a CDS encoding 3-deoxy-D-manno-octulosonic acid transferase; this encodes MYRFYTAILTTLLAGYLPALLWRRVARGVPLRLRARLGYDAVPTGNGPVAWVHAVSVGEAIAAAPLVEGLRRAYPELPVVVTTVTETGARVVRERFADAAVHRFFPLDLPGAARRVIGAINPAFLVCMETELWPNTLRILAQRGVPVMVANGRLSDRSFHRYALVRRLLRTVLDDVRVFAMQSQEDARRIIALGASAERVFVTGNLKNEAMPDPAGSVELWSRMLGLGPGQRVWIAGSTHRGEEEAVLAAHARARESCPDLVLVVAPRHPERVPEVLGLVAARGWPAVRRSELPRQRPGDAVIVVDTVGELAPIYAVADVVFLGGSLVPVGGHNMLEAALRRKPVLFGPHTTNFRDAAATLTREGGGLVVADAEALADELIRLLKDDDLRARLGTRAYEAVASRQGAVQATLDLVAQFLRPRETP